The genome window GCAATCAGTGTTTGTGGCAACAGTTGAGTTTGCCTTCTGACTGCTCTAGGACGTCCAGCATCTCCTCGATGATGGCCTGAAGTGCCCGGCCCAGCTGGTCTGCATTGTAGGGCTTGCCCAGAGGGGGCACGTGAACAAAGGCTGAGCGGCCGTGACTCTGGTACAGAGAGGTATAGTAGGCGAAGTCGCAGAGGTACCTAAGCCACAGGGCgtgggggatgggaaggagacCAAACGGGGTCAGAGAGTGAATGTTCCATTGAAATCCATCATAAGacaccccccccgccccaaccTCACCAGTCATCCACAAGACGGAATACTGCTTCTCCCTCCCCAGgccagcaaataaataaataaataaataactccaaGTGCTGGGGTATATGTGGGGAAGGAAGCAGTGTGAGATGCTGCTGGCTGGGATACAAATTGCCCCAGGGGAGGGCAATCTGGCAGGCTAGAAAAATTACAAATGTgcaatattcaatattttgtgataaaccttaatggaaaagaatatgaaacagaatatatatatacatatatatatatatatatctctcaatcactttgctgtacagcagaaattaacacaacattgtgaatgaaccatacttcaataaaattttttaaaaataatttttgggcttccctggtggcgcagtggttgagagtcctcctgccgatgcaggggacacgggttcgtgccccggtccgggaagatcccacatgccggggagcggctgggcccgtgagccatggccgctgagcctgcgcgtccggaggctgcactccgcaacgggagaggccacaacagtgagaggcccacgtaacgcaaaaaaaataaataataataattttttaaaaattacaagtgCATAGACTTTATGACCTGATGTTTTGAGTTTTTAGACTATCTCAGGAGCCATCTGCACACGAGCACGAGAAAGACGAACAAGGTATCTGCTGCAGCATGATGTGTAAAAGCAGAAAAACAGGAAGCAACCGGCTAGGATCTGAATGTCCCCCCAAATCCCCTCCCGCCCTGTGAGGACACGGCCAGAAGTCGGCAGTCTGCAACCTATAGGAAGGCCTTTATCAGGACACCACCGTGAGGGTGCCTGGATCCTGAACTTCcttgcctccagagctgtgagcagtaactttctgttgtttatacACTGCCcagtctggggtttttttttggttatagCAGACTAAAAcaccacctaagtgtccactgacagaggagtgGCTTAAGAAACTCTGGTTCATCtgcacagtggaatactatgcagccgtTCACAAGGCAGGCAGTGGAGCCACAGGAAGACAGAACTCGCTAAGACCCATGTCGCATGCCCACAAGTGAAACCAACGAAGGGAACTCTCATGAAAATGCACACCACGTAACCCCATCCACGTGAAAGCGAAGTGAAACAGGACAAAATTCGAAAGTAGTACGCCAGATGGCCTACATATGTATGGAAACATATGTGTGGGTGAGTAGGAAGGGTCATAATTTAAGTCTCTGATTTAACCGAGGGATccctggggcggggaggggcggtggggaggagagagggcaaGAGAATCTTTCACAACAGGAAAGTATGAGAATATTCTCTAGAATTATCTGAgtaacttaaaattaattttaggagaGTTCCCTAGTGGCCTAATGGTTAGGGTTCCGGGTTTACGCCgacagggcccgggttcaatccctggtcagggaactgagatcctgcaagctgtgtggcgcagccaaaaacaaaaaaaaaattagttgaaaaaaaagactgagcccgcgtgccacaaatactgaagcccgtgcgcctgcagcccgtgctccgcaacaagagaagccaccgcaatgagaagcctgcacactgcaccaaagagtagcccctgatcgctgcaactggagaaaacccacgtgcagaaatgaagacccaatgcagccaaaaataaataaatttttaaaaaaaaaggactggtGGGAGGGGGACGGGGCAATGTAggagaaggggattaagaggtacaaactattcggtataaaataagctacaaggatatattgtacaatacagggaatatagccaatattttataataactataaatggagtataattttttaaaaataaatttatttatttctttttggctgcttgggtcttcgttgctgtgtgcaggctttctctagctgcggcaagtgggggcttaCTCTTCcttgagcgggcttctcattgtggtggcttctcttgttgcggagcatgggctctaggcatgtgggcttcagtagttgtggcacatgggctcagtagttgtggctcgcaggctctagagcacaggctaggtagttgtggtacacgggctttgttgctccacggcatgtgggatcttcccagaccagggctcgaacctgtgtcccctgcattggcaggcggattcttaaccactgcgccaccagggaagcccaggagtgtaacttttaaaaactgtgaatcactgtattgaaCATCTGTAACGTAtactattgtacatcaactatactttaataaaaaaaaaattaagggacttccctggtggtccagtggtaatgAGTCTGCCTTACaatgagggggacacgggttcaatccctggtcagggaactgggatcccacatgccacggggcaactgggcctgcacgccacaaccactgagctcaGAAGCCTCAACTaaagagcccaagtgccacaaactacagagcccacgtgccctggagcccatgtgccacaactagagaaaagaaaaaacccacacgccacagctagagagaagcccacgcatcacaatgaGAAGAGCCCGCGTGtggcaacgaaagatcccacatgccacagggaagatctcgcatgctgcaattaagacctgacgcagccaaaaataaattaaataaagaaataataaatgaatctttaaaaaataataataatttaaaaaaaaagactgatggtAAATTCAGCCACTTCATTCTGTCAACTGAATTTGCCACCTGCTGCCTTTGGACTGGAGAGGTGTACAAAGTGTTGAGAAATCAAGGTATCTGGTGTTGAGAGGGCATAGAACAGAGAGGTCTGGGAGGCTGGGGAGTCCTTCCCAAAGGGGCAACATTTTGGAGTTAAGACCTGAAAGAGGTATTACCAGAGGGAGGTGAGCTCTGGGCAGAGGTcttagcatgtgcaaaggccctgatgcTAGAGTGAGcttggtgtgtttgaggaacagGAGGAGGCTGGTTTGTGGGTCTGGAAGGCAGTGGTGAGGCAAGAGTGAAGGCAGAGGACggtggagaggtgggcaggggtcaGACCGCACAGAACCTGTGCATGGTGGAGAGTTGGGATTTCATTCGAGGTGCAGTGGAAGCTGTAGGAAGAATTAAGCAAGTTAGGGACATCATCGGACTTAAATTAATAGACCCTCTAATAGGCTGGATAGTTAGTTTCTGTCCCAAATCTGTGTTCATCTAgaacctcaaaatgtgacctgatttggagatagggtttttgcaggtgtaattagttaGGATGAGGTCATAGTGGTTTAGGGTAGGTCCTAAGTCCAATGattggtgtccttgtaagaaggccacatggggacttccctggctgtaccgtggttaagacttcgccttccagtgccgggggtgtgggttcgatcccaggtcgaggagctaagatcccatgtgcctcgcagccaaaaaactgaaacataaaacagaagcagggacttccctggtggcgcagtggttaagaatccgcctgccaatgcagggaaaaacgggtttgatccctggcccaggaagatcccacatgccgcagagcaactaagcccgtgcgccacaactactaagcctgcactctagagcctgcgagccacagctactgagcccacatgccacaactactgatgcccgcgctcctagagcccaagttccgcagcaagagaagccactgcaatgagaagcccgcgcactgcaacgaagagtagcccccactcgctgcaactagagaaagcctgtgcgcagcaacgaagacccaacgcagccaaaaataaataaatacatttatatatttaaaaaaaacagaagcgatattgtaacaaattcaataaaaactttaaaaatggtccacatcaaaaaaatcttaaaaaaaataaaagaaaagaaggccatgtgaagacacacacagggaagaaggccgTGTGGAGGTGAAGGCGGAGACTGGGGTAAAGCATCTCAAGGCGCGGAACACTCAGCGCTGTCAGCAGCCCCCATAAGccagagaggcatggaacagattcccCTCAGCACCTCcagaaggagccaaccctgcggacaccttgattttggacttttagtCTCCAGACCTGGGagagaataaatgtttgttgcccTAAGCCACCAacgtggtaatttgttatatatagcagccacaggaaactaacagACAAACTGACTGCTTAGGAGAGAAGGACTGTCAGGGTTGGGGTAGAGGTGGCCGGAGGAACAGCAGGGAGACGGCCGGAGCAACGTGCAGGTGGGAGATGCCGGGGTCCACAATCCACACACAATGAGTTCCAGGAGCAGAATCCGTGgaacctgttttatatatatatacacacacatacacatatatactgaaCTCTGTGCCTCATGGATGGTGAGGTTTATATACTGTGAAATTCTATGTAAAAATATCATGtataatactgttaaaatatccCATGCGTAAAAAAAATTATCCCATGCTTTAATCGGGTGGTAAATCAATTATGTTTTCAGAAGTGAaaaagagggtttccctggtggcgcagtggttgagagtccgcctgctgatgcagaggacacaggtttgtgccccaatctgggaagatcccacatgccgcggaacggctaggcccgtgagccatggccactgagcctgcgcatccggagcctgtgctctgcaacgggagaggccacaatagtgagaggcccgcgtaccgaaaaaaaaaaaaaaaaagtgaaaaagaaaaagtgagcacTTGGCCCAAAGAGGCTAAAGTCAAACACACTTGGCTTGTTCAACACCCAGCCTAGGCTGATGTAGGAGGGAAACCCCTACTCACACCTACACCATAGGGCCCCATGGTGCCTTACCTGCCGGCATCTTGTGAGATGGTCACTGACACATCCAGGCCCAGTGTAGTAACCCTCTTACATACAGCGTCCATGTCAATGATGGAGTCAATGCTTTCAGGCCCATCCTCCACACAGCACTGGGAGCCAGGGCAGAATCGGCAGTTGTCCAGCCCCTTGTAGCCCTTGTTGTGCCCGCACTTCTCCAGCGTGACTGTGGTCGCCATGCCTGACACCCCCACATGCACCACCAGCTGCAGACAGATGGGCAAGGCTTAATAGGGTCTGGTCATGGGACTGGGAGTCCCCCCAGGCCAAGGAGAGGGCAGCATCCTCACAGAGCTCTGCTGGGGGTTACGTGCTTTCTGACATCTTGCTGCTGGAATAGACCCTACAGTCACTCTTACAGAAAGGTGTGCCAAGTGAAACATGCAAGAATGTGAAATATgcaaagatgttcattgcagctttgtcATTACAATcaaatattggaaacaacctaattagACATCCATGgtgaggtgggggcggggggggggttgGATAAATAAAGTATGAGCTACTTTGTAGCTGTTAACATGCCCAAGGCAATTCTGTGTGAAATAATCTTCAAGACATATGGCCAAACACAAAAGGCAAGGTATAATTTCCAGGAATCTAACCTAAAAACAATCAAAGGGATAATAATTTGCCGACGGTCACTTCGGTGTTATTTataaaagtgaggaaaaaaaccccaaaacatagaAATGACCAGCATGCCCAATAATAGGAGAATGGTtgtattaattattaaatatcacCCAGCTGTTAAAATAATGTTAAGGGAGAATTTTTCATGACCTGTGTGGTTAAATGCTCATGATAACATATTTATAAGAGGCAGGATACCAAACTGAATACAGTTTAACttcaaatattaattatttgTGTGCATGTTTATATACAGAAAGGGCACTGTAAGAAAATatgtgaacatttaaaataaagactgatgAGCACACTGTGCCATAGGGCAGTCACAGGACACATGTGGCTATTGaccatttgaaatgtggctgatACAAgctttttttctatgcattttctttatttgattatTGGTTATTTCCCTACGGTGATATATCTCAcagtgacttttctttttccacatctttactggagtataattgctttacaatgttgtattagtttctgctgtacaacaaagtgaatcagctgtatgtatacacacatccccatatcccctccctcttgcgcctccttcccaccctccctagcccacccctctaggtcatcacaaagcatcgagctgatctccctgtgctatacggctgtttcccactagtatatatacgtcaatgctactctctcacttcgtcccagcttatgcttcctccttcccatgtcctcaagtccattctctatgtctgcgtctttattcctgtcctgcctctaggttcatcagaaccattttttgtttttttagatttcatatatacgtgttagcatacggtatttgtttttctctttctgacatacttcacgctgtatgacagactctaggtccatccacctcactacaaataactcaatttcatttcttttt of Delphinus delphis chromosome 3, mDelDel1.2, whole genome shotgun sequence contains these proteins:
- the PGPEP1 gene encoding pyroglutamyl-peptidase 1 isoform X2; the encoded protein is MEQPRKAVVVTGFGPFGEHTVNASWIAVQELEKLGLGDSVDLHVYEIPVEYKTVQRLIPALWEKHSPQLVVHVGVSGMATTVTLEKCGHNKGYKGLDNCRFCPGSQCCVEDGPESIDSIIDMDAVCKRVTTLGLDVSVTISQDAGRYLCDFAYYTSLYQSHGRSAFVHVPPLGKPYNADQLGRALQAIIEEMLDVLEQSEGKLNCCHKH
- the PGPEP1 gene encoding pyroglutamyl-peptidase 1 isoform X1, whose translation is MGGCSPQAGAGEVWGTSGARPFFRLSQGLSWSKSFLPGLFVGFGPFGEHTVNASWIAVQELEKLGLGDSVDLHVYEIPVEYKTVQRLIPALWEKHSPQLVVHVGVSGMATTVTLEKCGHNKGYKGLDNCRFCPGSQCCVEDGPESIDSIIDMDAVCKRVTTLGLDVSVTISQDAGRYLCDFAYYTSLYQSHGRSAFVHVPPLGKPYNADQLGRALQAIIEEMLDVLEQSEGKLNCCHKH
- the PGPEP1 gene encoding pyroglutamyl-peptidase 1 isoform X4 produces the protein MEQPRKAVVVTGFGPFGEHTVNASWIAVQELEKLGLGDSVDLHVYEIPVEYKTVQRLIPALWEKHSPQLVVHVGVSGMATTVTLEKCGHNKGYKGLDNCRFCPGSQCCVEDGPESIDSIIDMDAVCKRVTTLGLDVSVTISQDAGRVTAAQPLFTCPLWASPTMQTSWAGHFRPSSRRCWTS